The stretch of DNA tctagtttaaagctttcttgaccagcctggcaaatctcctaccaaaacagctcttccccttctttgtcagaccagctccaccagcctccagtagacctggcctcccaaatttAGTCCCAATAGTAGTAGTCATAGTATTCACACAGTACTCACAGTTTACATAAGTGTTCAAATGTTAGTCTTGTTGGTCCTGTAGTGTCATTTCATATGCCAGGCAGTAGTTGTAGAATGTCTGTTAGAATGTgtagaaagataaaaaaatgaTAGGCTATGCAAAATGTTTCTACTTCTTATCACTTTTAAAAAGCCTAATAGCACTTATTTTAGTGTATCTtcaaaaaaaagcatattttttttgtgtaataGGTCTAATTGTTACCCTGACTAAATTTAAGTAGCATTATTAAGTCAAAACCAGTAAGAAATGATACACCTATCTTATGGCATACTTGCAGAATCTTGTTTGAGGGTAACAAGTATTTTTATGACCATATTTTATGGGTTCTTACAATAGTGGGATGAAGATATAAATTTCCAATTCTTGTATTTTGTGCAATTATGAGTGGGAattcttttccagctgtagGGCAAACAGGCTACAGCTTGGTACGGATGACTTCCAGGTCTCTGAGGAGCATGTCTCTGTTACCATAAACTTGGTAGCTTAAAATCAATTGCTATAGAATAAATGTTGAAAATCTAATCTCCAAATACAGGTTGTAATCCAGGAAATTTAATTGAGCTGTTTTCTCATTTggataaattattttccttggtCAGTCCAAACTAgtgattgttttcatttcagctgtgacAGATTGCTGTAGATGGTTCTGCTCTGCCACAcagcccccttttttttttggccctGAAACTCATCCACTGGAGAGCTTAATATCTCAATTATCCTACATCATGGCTTTTTAATTATAAGCATTAAATCACTACCTGATTGTCctaatacaaatatttccacCCAGTTAAGCTGGCGTGTGAGAGCTAAAGGAGACTCTAATGTCATATTGCTGGCTTCATTGTGTTATGTatctgtcctggtttcggctgggatagagttaattttcttcctagtagctggtgcagtgctgtgtttttggctttagtctgagaacaatgctggtaacacaccaatgttttagttgttgctaagtagcgcttacTCTAATCAAGGACTTCTCGGTCTCTCAGTCAGGGAGGAGGAATgcgggaagctgggaggaagcagagacaggacacctgacccaaactagccaaacgggtattccataccacagcacatcatgcgcagtatataaactggggggagttacccagacGGGACAGATCTCTACTGGGTTCTGAcccaagggctactgcatgaactatctaTCTCCTTTgtaatttgttcaaaggcttgttgttgctcagggcctcatttgaaatcattcttcttctgggtgacatgatagagagggcttacaatcagactgtaatttgggatgtgcattctccagaaccccacaacacctaagaaagcttgtgtttctttcttattagttggtggaggCATTGCTGTTATCTCGTTGATCACATCTGCAGGGATCTAGTGGCATCCCTCTagccattttattccccaatATCggatctcctgtgcaggtcaCTTGACCTTActttgttttatggcaaaaccaacTTTCGGAAGGTTTTAgattattttctcccctttctcaaaatcttctgctgctgtatcgccccacacaataatgtcatcaatgtattggaggtgttctggagcttgcccctgttccagtgcagtctggatcagtccatggcagatggtagggctgtgtttccacccctggggcaatcgattccaagtgtactggacgcccctccaaggAAAAgtgaactgtggcctgcattctgctgccaaagcgattgagaaaaatgcattggcaatatcacttgtggcatcccacttggctgcctttgactccagttcatagtgaagttctagcatgtccggtacagcagcactcaatggtggtgtgacttcattcaggccacgatagtctactgtcAGTCTTCACATTGTGTccagtgactattaatccaatACGAGTGCTTTTAAGAAATTTGATTTGACATACcctggtcagatctgtcgttatctcaaccctttgtgccccacattgggcaccACAAGagtctgtcgtggtttaaactCAGTTGGTAACTCAGCActacacagctgctcactcacccccccgccttcctcccctccctctgggcaggatggggaggacaactgaaagaatgtaaaccctacaggttgagataagaacagcttaataactaaagtacagtATAatataatagaaagaataccaacaataatACTAATGGGAAACAACAagataagaaataaaagctcagtaaacacaagtgatgcacaatacagttgctcaccacccactgaccgatacccaacCCAACATTGGTGTtgtatcagcattgttctcagactaaagtcaaaaacgcagcactgcaccagttactaagaaggagaaaaataactgttacagctgaacctaggacagCTCTGAAACTGATCTTGGGATGATCAGTAGCTGTAAAGCAAAACTAAATGTAGGAAAGAGGCAAAATATAATATTCTAATCCATACTATAACCAGGTTTTGTTGCTAGAGGCAAAACAAACTACTTCTTGTGTCTTCTAGCTTTGCCAGTCTGTAGGTTACAAGAGATGCTGGGCAAAAATTGATGCTTGTCCATGGTAGTTCATGTAGCTCTTATTCTATGTTATTTAGCTACTACTTCTAACAGCAACATATGATccttataattttcttttttctcctctcctttcccctccacctTGGTCAGTATGACTTCtcactggaaaaggaaacaatcGAGTGGGCTGAAGataccaaaaaaatccaagctgCCCAGAGGGAAGCTGAACGCAAGGCAGATGAAGTGCTAGCAAACTCAAAATCAGCTCGAGAGGCCAGCAACATAGTAGGGTTCTCAGAGGGACCTTGCCCTGAGGCCATGCCTCCTCCTATTAACCCCATCCTTGCTAGCCTGCAGCACAATAATATTCTTACTCCCACACCAGCCAACAGCAGCGCTGTGAAGCAAAAGGTTCTCAGCCCACCTCGTCCAAAAGCAGACTTCAACCCAGCTGATTTTGAATGTGAAGAAGACCCATTTGACAAGCTTGAATTAAAAACTCTTGATGATaaggaggaattaaaaaatattcttgaaatTCATGTTGGTACTACTGGGCCAATTGTTGCCCAGCTGTTAGATAATACATTGCCCAAAGGAGGGTCTGAGTCTGTGCTGCAAGATGAGGAAGTTCTGGCATCCGTAGAAAGGGCCATGTTGGACTTCAAGCCCATTCACAAACCCAATGGCTTTATCACTTTACCACAGTTGGGAAACTGTGAAAAGATGTCCTTGTCTTCCAAAGTATCCCTGTCCCCTATCACTTCAGCGAGCAATATCAAATCCTTGTCCTTTCCTAAACTTGACTCCAATGAGAGTGATCAAAAATCATCAAAGCTCACAAGCACTTTCCACAGCACTACCTGTCTCCACGATGGCACTTTTCTCAGCTCTTTGCAGACCTGTGCTCAGAGTAAAGCTAGTGAACTGAATGGACACCACATGATTGGTCTTTCCTCTCTAAGTGAGGATAGTGGCATGGAGACATCAACATTATCctctttctccaggctgccttCCCTGGCTGTGTCAACAGTTTGTATGGAAGAAGAATCATCTCAAAGCACAGCGACTACGGTAAACATGCAGTGGATTAGAATTGGGGTTGCTGGGGAGATGTGGAGGTGCGGAGGCAAATGTTGTTTCTAAAATGTCCTGTGATTTTAGGTTCATTTAATGGGAATAATGTATAGATCATGGGTGGTAGTTCCTCTTCATTTACGTGGCAAAGTGATCATCAGACAGGTCTTCATGCTGGCAGTTCTGAACCTCAGATTATTATTCTGCAGGTTCCCCCACATCTGCTATTTTTAGACCAATTCTGGTGACTTTCAGCTCTTGTTGTTCATAGTTGCACATCTTTGAGGTAAGCAGATGACATCTTTGTACAGTCCTGCATACTGTCTTATCCACCTGAGATACATCAGATTCTGAACTGCTCTTAGGTTTTGAGTTAAATCTCTGCTAGATTTGTTCCTCAGCTTGCTTATTTTCTGGGAAATACAGGCTTTTCAAGGAATAGAAGCAATAACAGATTAAAAAGTGCTTGCAGTTGACCTGCAGTGAAAGAATTGTCTgtctgttgggtttgtttggttttggttttgttttggggttattttgggggggtagtatttttgttttggttggggtttttttattttatttcttttgtcttcctgagatcctttaaaaatctaaactttaaaaagatgaaaattatgGTGGTCTGAAATCTGATATTTACCCTCTTCCTTGTAAAGGAGGGTAGAAGGATTGCTTTGCAGATACCAAAAGCAGTCTTGAGGATCATCTCAGATTACTAATGTTACAGTTGGTTGCTGTACAGCTCTGAGATAGGAGTTTGATGCTTCATTTCCTCAAATTTGTAGCAAGTTCTAAAATGACTTTAGGGACACTTCATACCAGctgttgtctttgtttctttgtgaaTAAGAGCAGAGATTTGAGTAAGCTTATGGACTTTTTGTGGAACCTAAGATCTGGACACCAATACTTATGAAGCCTAGTGCAAACTGTGTAGTCAAATCCTCTAGTGGCTCTAAAATAATCTGGCTTCTTCTGACCAATATAAGCAGTGCTTCTTTGGCCTTTTGCATActctagggtttttttgtgacaCACCATGTGCTCTGAAACAAGTGACACTGCTTCTCTcctgttctttctcctcttttcagGCTTAGGTAAATGTGTTATTAATTGTAAAATACAGTATTCTGACAACTAGTGTATTTGTCAGAGCACAGTAGAACAGCTGTTTATTGATCACTAGAACAAATTTAATACAGTAAactggcagaagcagcaatgtGCTGAGCAATTGCACACTGCTACAGGTCACAGGTTTGAAAGGCAATTGTATGATTGTATGTAACTCAGAGGTGAAACCTTGAACTATGACACATTCCCAGGGATTAACATGAAAGATCATTTACAACTATGGCATTCAGATGGCCAAATTTTCACTCTAATTATTCAAACCTCTATGCTGGATTAAAACTTATTAAAGACTGGGGGGGAAGGTGTATTCTCAAGAATGCTGTAAGGGAAGATACAAActaataaacaaacaaaaaatagtcTTACTAGGAGAAGGAATAAAGATCTTCATTTGAAACTATTTCTGCTTTGGAAGTAGCAAACCAAGAAATAGGTATGCTGACAGAACtagttatttctgtttcaattcCAAGACTTCAGAACGTACTTGTTTCATATTTCCAAAATATGGTCCCAGTGGCTGGAAAATGACAGCTGAGCTGCAAGAAATTGAAGTAAATGTAACAAAAATCCTCAGAGTATGAAAATGATAGAAGGAAGTCAGAGTCATCCCTGTGGCTGGGAGCAGAAGGGTCATGTATCCCTTCAAGGTTACACAAGAATAAGCCTGTCTTTTTTTAGAAAGCCTCAGGACAAATATATGCCCCAGTGTATTCCACAGTG from Strigops habroptila isolate Jane chromosome W, bStrHab1.2.pri, whole genome shotgun sequence encodes:
- the LOC115619301 gene encoding ubiquitin-associated protein 1-like, encoding MGKSKFLIQFLLLILGPFSYLDDVPFKIGDKFKTPAKVGLPIGFCLPGSCQLLREAQYDFSLEKETIEWAEDTKKIQAAQREAERKADEVLANSKSAREASNIVGFSEGPCPEAMPPPINPILASLQHNNILTPTPANSSAVKQKVLSPPRPKADFNPADFECEEDPFDKLELKTLDDKEELKNILEIHVGTTGPIVAQLLDNTLPKGGSESVLQDEEVLASVERAMLDFKPIHKPNGFITLPQLGNCEKMSLSSKVSLSPITSASNIKSLSFPKLDSNESDQKSSKLTSTFHSTTCLHDGTFLSSLQTCAQSKASELNGHHMIGLSSLSEDSGMETSTLSSFSRLPSLAVSTVCMEEESSQSTATTVHPDCKETEIPVVTHQNFPVSKVPNNISCAKWSGGPAPELQQALSASERQCIETVVNMGYSPENVLKAMKKKGQNIDQVLDYLFAHGQLCEKGFDPLLVEAALEMHQCSEEKITELLQQMSQFKEMGFELKDIKEVLLLHNNDQHNALEDLMARAGAS